One segment of Schistocerca cancellata isolate TAMUIC-IGC-003103 chromosome 2, iqSchCanc2.1, whole genome shotgun sequence DNA contains the following:
- the LOC126158362 gene encoding uncharacterized protein LOC126158362, whose amino-acid sequence MVCVRLANCESSTKVMSQVAALSLPFYKHATILDELLKAAGGRTWPHPGVYIYCRVVAEDHAAGTQHRQIQVGEDFAMKTSIVVLLFALLTIASIASCSPAPGEEHHHGDRHVRYTCDALIDFGAGDSMCAVRCITMNRGYKGGHCKGGVCHCRK is encoded by the exons ATGGTTTGTGTGCGCCTCGCGAACTGCGAGAGTTCCACAAAGGTGATGAGTCAGGTGGCAGCACTGTCGCTGCCATTCTACAAGCACGCCACAATCCTTGATGAGCTATTGAAG GCTGCTGGAGGACGCACGTGGCCTCACCCAGGTGTCTATATATACTGCCGAGTTGTCGCGGAAGACCATGCAGCAGGTACGCAGCACAGGCAGATCCAAGTGGGAGAGGATTTTGCCATGAAGACTTCCATCGTCGTCTTGTTATTCGCTCTCCTTACCATTGCCAGCATTGCCTCTTGTTCCCCAG CACCAGGGGAGGAGCACCACCACGGCGACCGCCACGTGCGCTACACGTGTGACGCGTTGATCGATTTCGGCGCGGGAGACTCGATGTGCGCCGTCCGCTGCATCACGATGAACAGAGGCTACAAGGGCGGACACTGCAAAGGGGGCGTCTGCCACTGCCGCAAGTAG